The genomic interval ATTCCACGGCCGTGGTGTCGTACCTCGAGGATGCGCTGTACACGCAGGCGGAGGTATCCGCCGACTTCCAAATCCTTCAGCAGGCCCACGCCGCCGGGGACAACAGCGAACTGCTCGCCGCGCTCCTCGACATGACGCAGCTTGAACAGCAGAAGGTGTCGGACATCAAGACTGCCACGAAGATCTTGGCGAAGATGACCAGCACGCTCCAGGCTGGACTATCCGATTAGGACACGGGCGCCGCGCGCATGCGGCGCCCTTCGCATAGCGGCACCGCCCGCCCCGTGGTGCCATCCACTGCGGTTGACACCCCGGTAGGGGTATGTCACCGAAGGTTTCCGCGTCCTGTCACGCAAGCCTCAAAGAAACAAAAACCCCGCCTCGCGCTTGAGACGGGGTTTCCCGCAGACCGGGCAGTCAGGGATAGGTACAGTGTAGAACAAGGTCAACTACACCACACCGTCAGTATATCTGGTCCGCGAGCTCATCACATGAGTCTTGAGACCTATCTTTGCGAAGGTCGCGCCGAAATTTCGATGCAACGCGCGTCAACTCTGGTACAAATCGGACGAAAGATACCGCTCACCGGTATCCGGCGCCATGCAGAGCACGCGCGCCTCCTTCGGCAGCGTCGCGGCGATGCGCAGGCCGTGAAAGACAGACGCCGCCCCGGAAGCCCCGAGCAGAATGCCCTCTTCGGCGGCGACGCGGCGCGCCATCATCTGCGCGTCGTGATCGTCAATGAGCAGGATCTCATCAAACGCCTCGCGGTTCAGGATGCTCGGCACAAATCCCGGGCCGGTGCCGGGGATTTTGTGCGGACCCGGTTGACCGCCCGAAAGAACGGGCGAGCCCTTCGGTTCGACGACATAGATCTTGATGCCCGGGATGCGCTGCTTCAGCACCTCGCCCGTGCCCGTCACGGTGCCGCCCGTTCCTGCGGTCAACACGAGCGCGTCGAGCTTGCCCTCGAAGTCCTCGAGGATCTCAAGCGCCGTCGTCTTGCGGTGCGCGTCGGGATTCGCGGGATTGTCGAACTGGGCCGGGATGAAGCTGTGCGGGATGCGCGCGGCGAGCTCCTCGGCGAGCTCGATGGCGCCCTTCATCCGCTTCGACTCGGGCGTCAGGTGCACCTCCGCGCCGTACGCCTTGAGCAACTTGACGCGCTCCTCCGTGGCATTCTCGGGCATCGTGATGATGCAGCGGTACCCTTTGGCGGCACAGACCATGGCGAGCCCGATGCCTGTGTTGCCCGACGTCGCCTCGATGACGGTGCTCTTGCCCGGGATGAGCTTGCCCTGACGCTCCGCCTCCAAAATCATGTTCAAGGCCGGCCGATCCTTCACGCTGCCGGCCGGATTCTTGCCTTCGAGCTTCACATAGACGCTCGCGCCGTTCGGATCCGGCAGGCGGTTCAGGCGAACGACCGGCGTGTGACCGACGAGATCGAGAATCGAGTTGTACAATGGCATGGCCAATCTCCTCACGCGCCGCAGCCGAGGCCGCGGCAGAAATATGCCAACTTCTATAGTATAACTCGGAAAACGCGAAACGCCAGCGTCACCCGATGTTCAGCGTCTCGTTCAGCAGGCGGACGGCGGCCTCCTCGTCCTGGCACACGAGCAGCATCGTGTCGTCTCCGCAGATGGTGCCGAGCAACCCGGGCGGATCCAGCGCGTCCATCAGCGCGCCGATGGCGTGCGCGTTCCCAGGCGCCACTTTGATGACAATGAGGTTGTTGGCGCGCGCGTGCGAAATGAACACCTCGGCCAGCCGCCGCTGCAGCGCGTCCACCGAGACCTTGTTCACCGCGGTGGGCAGGGCGTACTTGTACTTGCCGTTCGAGCCCACCACCTTCACGAGCTGTAGCTCCTTGATATCGCGCGAGATGGTGGCCTGCGTGACGGGGAATCCCGCCTCCTCGAGCGCGCGCACCAAATCCTCCTGCGTCTCAATCTCGTTCTGGCTCACAATCTCGCGAATGCGCATCAAGCGCTGCTCCTTGCTTTGCACAGACAGTCTCCTTTTCATGAATCTCATTTTTGTCGCTCAACGATGTTGTCCAACAGGAATTTTACCGCATCCATCTGCGCTTGATCCGAACATTTCACGGTGAGGCTGTAGAAGGCGTTCGCGAAATCCACAAGCGCACATCCGTCGCATGCGGTACACTTAGCCTAGAGGTGATTTCGCATTTCGCAGCGGCAAATCCTTCACATCGACATGAACGCCTTCTACGCTTCGTGTCACGCCGCCGTCGATCCAGCGCGTTACGCAGGCAAACCCATCGCCGTCGCGGGCGATCCGTCCACGCGCCACGGCATCGTGGTCACCGCGAGCTACGAGGCCCGCGCCCGAGGCGTCAAGCCGCCCATGCCTGTCCACCAGGCCCTGGCGCGCTGCCCGGAGCTCATCGTTGTGCGGCCCGACTTCCACCTGTACCGCGCGTACGCGCGAAAGGTGTTTGCCATCGTGCGCGAGTTCACGCCAGACGTCGAGATCGTCAGCATCGACGAGTGTTACGCCGACGTCACGCACGTGCCAGGCGGGGACAGGCCGGTTCATCTCGCCCGCGCCATCCAGGCCCGCCTGCTCGACTCGCTTGGGCTGCCGTCGAGCATCGGCGTGGCGCCCAACAAATTCCTGGCCAAGATGGCGAGCGACATGAAGAAGCCGATGGGGATCACGGAGCTTCGAAGCGAGAACATTCGCAGCTTACTGTGGCCGCTCGCCATCGAGCATATGCACGGGGTCGGCCCCAGCACCGCCAAGAGGCTCAGGCGCCTTGGCATCCTCACCATCGGCGATCTCGCCGTGCAGTCGCTCGACGTCCTCGCCCGCGCGCTCGGACCGCGGGCTGCCGAGCTGAAGGCGCGCGCCAACGGCATCGATCCGCGCCCGCTCGAGACGGAGCCTCAGCCGCCGAAGAGCGTGGGCCACTCGATGACCCTGGCCAAGGACGCGCAGACGTTCGCCGAGGTCGAAGGCGTCGTGATGGATTTGTGCGATCGCGTCGCGTCGCGCATGCGCCGCTACGGCCTGATGGGCCGCGTGGTCGCCGTGGCCGTGCGGGATCGGCGCATGCGCACCTCGCGCCACCAGGATACGCTGGCGACCTACGTGCGCCACACGGGTGAACTTTTTCAAGCCGCGAGGGCTCTCTTTCAACGGATTTGGCCGACCGAGCCGGTTCGACTGCTCGGCGTCTCGGTGGAGGGCTTGGTGCCGCGCGATGGACAGGGCGTCCAGCTTCACCTGTGGGACGCCGTGCCGACCGCCGGAGAACCGAGGGACGAGCGGCTCGAGAAGCTCGAGCGCGCCATCGACGAAGTGCGCGCCAAGTTCGGCCCGAGCGCCATTCGCCTGGGCCGCTCGCTTTCCGGGCAGAGGGACGACGTGCACGCGCGCGGCACGTCGCTCGAACGATTGGATGACGAGGAGGAAACACCGTGACGGATCCTTTGCACGGCAACCTTGACCCGATTGTG from Alicyclobacillus acidocaldarius subsp. acidocaldarius DSM 446 carries:
- the cysK gene encoding cysteine synthase A, giving the protein MPLYNSILDLVGHTPVVRLNRLPDPNGASVYVKLEGKNPAGSVKDRPALNMILEAERQGKLIPGKSTVIEATSGNTGIGLAMVCAAKGYRCIITMPENATEERVKLLKAYGAEVHLTPESKRMKGAIELAEELAARIPHSFIPAQFDNPANPDAHRKTTALEILEDFEGKLDALVLTAGTGGTVTGTGEVLKQRIPGIKIYVVEPKGSPVLSGGQPGPHKIPGTGPGFVPSILNREAFDEILLIDDHDAQMMARRVAAEEGILLGASGAASVFHGLRIAATLPKEARVLCMAPDTGERYLSSDLYQS
- the argR gene encoding arginine repressor, whose amino-acid sequence is MQSKEQRLMRIREIVSQNEIETQEDLVRALEEAGFPVTQATISRDIKELQLVKVVGSNGKYKYALPTAVNKVSVDALQRRLAEVFISHARANNLIVIKVAPGNAHAIGALMDALDPPGLLGTICGDDTMLLVCQDEEAAVRLLNETLNIG
- a CDS encoding DNA polymerase IV codes for the protein MLHIDMNAFYASCHAAVDPARYAGKPIAVAGDPSTRHGIVVTASYEARARGVKPPMPVHQALARCPELIVVRPDFHLYRAYARKVFAIVREFTPDVEIVSIDECYADVTHVPGGDRPVHLARAIQARLLDSLGLPSSIGVAPNKFLAKMASDMKKPMGITELRSENIRSLLWPLAIEHMHGVGPSTAKRLRRLGILTIGDLAVQSLDVLARALGPRAAELKARANGIDPRPLETEPQPPKSVGHSMTLAKDAQTFAEVEGVVMDLCDRVASRMRRYGLMGRVVAVAVRDRRMRTSRHQDTLATYVRHTGELFQAARALFQRIWPTEPVRLLGVSVEGLVPRDGQGVQLHLWDAVPTAGEPRDERLEKLERAIDEVRAKFGPSAIRLGRSLSGQRDDVHARGTSLERLDDEEETP